The Notoacmeibacter ruber DNA segment AACTGGGGCGTGTCGCGCGGCATGAAAGCCATGGAAGGCGGCGAAAGATCCTCTGCTGCCGAATGGTTTCTTTTCCGCCATCTGCGGGACCGGCTGGGCTTTTCGCGGCTGAAATCTGCGGCCACTGGCGGCGCCGCCATGGGGCCGGAAACGTTCCGGTTCTTTCAGGCAATGGGACTGCCGCTCAAGCAGCTTTACGGCCAGACCGAAGCGCTCGGCGCCCACACCGTCCACCAGGCGGGGCATGTCGACTATGAAACCGTCGGATTCCCGATGCCCGGCTGTACACTGACCATTCGTGACCCCGATTCCGAAGGCTTGGGCGAGGTGCTGGTGCGCCATCCGCACATGATGAGCGGCTACTACAAGAATCCGGAAGCCTCCGCGGAGAGCTTTTCAGAGGACGGGTGGTTCGAAACCGGCGATGCCGGCTACCTGACCGAAAAAGGTCATCTCGTCGTGATCGACCGCATCAAGGATCTGGCGACAACATCACGCGGCGTGCGTTTCTCACCGCAGTTCATCGAGAACAAGCTCAAATTTTCGACCTATGTCGCCGAGGCTGTCATTCTCGGCAAGGACCGGCCTTATCTCGCAGCGATGATCTGCATCCGCTATCCGATTCTCGCCAAATGGGCCGAGGAACGACGGATCTCGTTCACGACCTATTCCGATCTCGCCTCCCGGCCGGAGGTCTATGCGCTGCTTCGCGAGGAGGTCGAACGCGTCAACGCAACGCTTCCGAAGCAGCAACGCATCACGAAATTCCTTCTTCTCTACAAGGAACTGGATGCCGATGACGGCGAACTGACCCGCACGAAGAAGGTCCGCCGCAGCGTCATCGCGGAAAAATACGAGGGCATTATCGAGCGCATCTATTCGGGCTCCGATCATGTCGACATCGACACGGTCATCAACTTCCAGGACGGCAGCAAGCAGCGCATCGTCACGACGCTGGCGATCGAAACGCTTGAAAACGCCCCGGACGCACAACCGACGGAGAGCCAGGCAGCATGAACACCTCACTTCTCGTCCAGCTTCTGGTGAACGGCGCCATTGTCGGCATGCTCTACGGCATCGTCGCCATGTGCTTCGTGCTCATCTACAAATCGACACAGGTCGTGAACTTCGCCCAGGGCGAATTCGTGGTCCTTGGCGCATGGGTCTGTCTGTCCCTCGTCGTCTCCATGGGCCTGCCCTTCTGGCTCGCCTTTCTCTTTTCGCTCGTGTTCATGATGCTGTTCGGCATTCTGGTTCAGGTCGTCCTGTTACGACCGTTGGTCGGTGAACCGGTCATTTCGGTCATCATGGCAACGATCGGCCTGTCGATCTTCATGCGGTCGACCATGAACTGGATCTTCGGCAACAATGCCGTCCGCTTTCCGCAGGTCTTCGATACCGCAACGGTCCAGATTGCGGGCCTCAATGTCGAGACCGCCTACATTATGAGCTTGGTGCTCTCACTATTCGTGATGGGTCTCTTCTTCTGGTTCTTCCAGTATTCGCGCTGGGGACTGGCGATGCGCGCCACCGCCTGGAACCAGCAGATCGCTCAATCGCTCGGTATCTCGGTCGGACGGGTCTTCGCAATGGCTTGGGCCATCTCGGCGGTCGTCTCGGGCATCGCCGGCGTGGTCATCGGCCTCGTCTCGGCCGTCTCCAACTCACTCGCCATCATCGGCATCAAGGTCTTCCCGGCCGTGATCGTTGGCGGTCTGGACTCCATTGTCGGCGCGATTATCGGCGGCCTGACGATCGGCATTCTGGAAAACCTCGCCGAGTTCGTCGACGGTCAGTACCTCCATGTCGGCAACATGTACTCCGTGGCGCCTTTCTACGTCCTTCTCATCATCCTGATGATCAAGCCTTACGGCCTGTTCGGCACACCCGATATCGAGCGAGTGTAAACTGATGGTTCACGTCCCGAATCCAAGACCGACCGGCGATTTCCGCGTCTCCTATGCGGCGGACCGCACGATCTTCCGCACCAGAAATGAGACCATGGCGGTCATGGTCGGCCTGGCACTCGTTGCGCTGGCTCCGCTCTTTTTCGGCGGATACGTTCTGTCGCAGCTTATTCTGATCGGCATCTACGGAATCGCCGCGCTGGGACTGAACGTCCTGACGGGCATGACCGGCCAGATATCACTCGGCCACGGCGCCTTTTTCGGCTTCGGCGCCTTCGCATCGGCCTGGATCGCAAGCCGCGGCATCCCGGTGCTGATCGCAATCCCGCTGGCCGGTGTCATGACCATGGCTGTCGGCATGATCTTCGGCATCCCGGCCGCGCGGCTGAAAGGTCTCTATCTCGCCATTGCCACGCTCGCCTCACAGTACATCCTCGAGGACTTCTTCGCCCGTGCCGACTGGTTCACCGGAGGCACCTACGGTTCGCTTGCTGAAACGGCCAGCCTCTTCGGCTTCCAGTTCAACAGCGATGCGCGCTATCTCTATCTGGTCCTGTTCTGGGTGATCGTGACCTTCATCGGGGTCGCCAATCTTTCGCGAACCCGTGACGGTCGCGCGCTTGTCGCGGTGCGCGATCACTATCTCTCCGCCGAGATCATGGGGATCAACCTGACGAAGTACCGCATCCTTTCCTTCGGCATATCGTCCTTCTTCGCCGGGATCGGCGGCGCACTCTACGGCCACTATCTTGGCTTCGTCTCTGCGGAAGGTTTCACGATCCTGTTGTCGATCGAGTTCCTGGCGATGATCATCATTGGCGGTCTCGGATCCGTATCCGGATCGCTGCTCGGCGCAGCCTTCATCCTTCTGTTGCCGCAAGCGATGGAAGTGTTCGCAAACGCGCTGGCGACAGTTGTGCCGGCCATCGCGCAGGGCACGGCCTATATCAAACAGATGAGCGTCGGAGCCGCGATTATCCTGTTCCTTGTTCTGGAACCGGAAGGACTGGTTCACCGCTGGCGCATGATGCGTGCGAGCTGGAAACTCTACCCGTTCTCGCACTGACCAATTGCCACGTAGCCCGGGAGGGGCACGTGGCGACACGGACTGTGGCGGTCCTCGCGGCGCCGCCCAATCTGACCGAACAAGGCCGCGACTGGGAGGAACGACTATGATGTCGCTCACACGACTGACCTTCGCCACCGCCTTTGCGGCAGGCACCATTCTTTCGGGTTCGGCCTTGGCACAGGAAGACAGCGTTCTGGTCGGCCATCTGGCTGACTATACGGGCGCCACCTCCTTCGTCGGAAAACAGTACGGGCCCGGCGTTTCCGACGCATTCAAGCAGATCAACGCCGATGGCGGCATCGATGGGACCATGGTCGAGCTCGACACTGTCGACTACGCCTACAAGGTTCCAGAGGCCATTGCTCTCTTCAAAAGGTGGGTCGGCAACGGCATGGTCGCCCTTCAGGGATGGGGCACGGCTGACACCGAAGCCCTGATCTCGTTCGTGGCGCGCGAAGAAATCCCGACGATCTCCGGTTCCTATTCGGCCCACCTCACCGATCCGCAGGGCAAGAACCCCAATACAAGGGCACCGGCGCCGTTCAATTTCTTCTACGGTCCGTCCTATTCGGATTCCTGCCGTGCGCTCGTCCAGTGGGCCTCGGAAGACGCCAAGGAGAAGGGCGTCGAGAACCCGACCTTCGTCCATACGGGCGACAACCACCCCTATCCGAACGCTCCGAAAGAAGCCTGCGCATCTTACGCGGAAGAGCTGGGCTTTACCGTGGCTCCGCCGGTTGTCGTGCCGCTCGCACCGGGTGACTTCAAGGCGCAGTGCCTGACCATCAAGGATAGCGGTGCCCAGTATGTTTATATGGGCAATCTGGGCGGCTCGGTCGTTTCGCTCATCAAGAGCTGCAACACGGTCGGCGTCGAAGCCACCTATATGGGCAACCCATGGGCCGGCGACTATCAGACGGTGGAAGCTGCCGAGACGCAGAACCTCATCTTCCCGTCCTCCACACCGTTCTACGGCGCTGACGTACCCGGCATGGAACTGGTCAAAAAGATCGTCGAGAACGGCGAAGGCCAGGTCGGCGATCGTCCGACCCACCATTACCTGCGCGGCGTCTGCTCGGCCTATTACATGAAGGAAGCCATGGAATGGGCCAAGGCCAATGGCGGCATCAATGGCAAGAACATCCGTGATGGCATGTACCAGAAGAGCGATTGGGTGCCGGAAGGCCTCGAAGGCGTCTGCTCGCCCTCGACCTGGACCGAGGACGACCATCGCGGCCTGCTGAAGGTGACGATCAACTCCGGCTCGTTCAAGGACGGCGAAGCTGTCATCGAAAAGATCGCCGAGATCGACGTCCCGCGCCGTGATGAATGGCTCGGCCAGTAAGCCGAAATGACATTGCTGGCCGGCCCGGACAGGCCGGCCAGCGACCACCACCCGTCGGGCAAGCCAAGCGGAAAGCCAACGCAACATGACCATGACCGCCGAAGCCAAAGTCTCGGATAATGCGCCCTCTAAGGCGAACGACACATTGCTGTCGCTGAACAATGTCGAGGTCGTCTTCAACGACGTGATCCTTGTTCTGCGCGGCATGTCACTCGATGCGCGGCGCGGCCAGATCACGGCGCTGCTCGGTGCGAACGGCGCAGGCAAATCCACCACGCTGAAAGCAATTGCCGGCCTGTTGAAGACCGAGGATGGCGAAATCACCCGCGGAACGGTGAGCTATAACGATAGCGATATCACCTACACAGCCCCCGACAAGAAGGTTCGCGACGGCATCTTTCTTGTCATGGAAGGGCGCGGGATCGTTCAGGACATGACGATCCGTGACAATCTCCGGCTCGGCGCGTTTACCCGCCGCGACGCCGATATCGAGTCAGAAATCGAGGAAGTGTACCGCTTCTTTCCCCGCCTGCAGGAACGCAAGGGCCTCGCTGGCTACCTTTCTGGCGGCGAGCAGCAGATGCTGGCGATCGGGCGCGCCATGATGGCGAAGCCGAAGCTGATCATGATGGACGAGCCGTCCATGGGCCTGTCTCCGCTTCTGGTGAAAGAGGTTTTCGGCATTATCCGTCGCCTCAATGAGGAACTCGGCATTTCCATTCTTCTCGTCGAGCAGAACGCCAACATGGCGCTCAAGGTCGCCGACTACGGATACATCATGGAAAACGGCAAGATCGTGCTCGACGGCACCGGCGCCGAGCTGTCCGAGAACGAGGACGTCAAGGAATTCTATCTGGGCGGCGGCGAGCGCCGCTCGTTCCGAAACGTCAAGAGCTTCCGTCGCCGGAAGCGCTGGCTTTGACGGAAGCGGAGGATACCATGTCCAAATTCTTCGACAGACTTGAAGAGCGTACGGCGCACGACCGCGAATCCGACCTGTTCGACGCCCTGCGCCGCCAGATATCCAACGCCAAATCGAACGCGCCCTATTACCAGCAGGCGCTGGCCGATATCGATCCCCAGACGGTAGGTGACCGTGGCGCGCTCGCGAAGCTCCCGATCCTGCGCAAATCGGATCTGCCCGCCCTTCAGGCGGAAAGCCCGCCCCTCGGCGGCCTTGCGACACAGGATGCGGGTAAGTTTCGCCGTCTCTTTTTGTCGCCCGGCCCGATTATCGAGCCGGAAGCCGATGAGGAGCACTGGCGCATGGGCCGGGCTCTGCATGCAGCCGGCATCGGCGCGGGCGATCGTGTCATGAATACCTTCGCCTATCATCTGACCCCCGCCGGCTTCATGTTCGATCATGGCTGCATGGCCGTCGGTGCTTCGGTCTTCGCAGGCGGCATCGGCAATACGGAGCAGCAGGCCGAGGCGATCGGCAGACTTGGTCTCACCGCCTATGTCGGCACACCCGATTTTCTCAAGACCATTCTGGAACGGGCCGACGCCAGTAACATCGATGTGTCAGGGCTCACCCGCGCTCTTGTAAGCGGCGGCCCCCTCTTTCCAAACCTGCGCGAATGGTACGCCGCGCGAGGCATCACCGTACGCCAGTGCTACGGCACGGCCGAACTCGGGCTGATCGCTTATGAGAGCGCCGGTCCCGCCGACGGCATGGTGACCGATGAAAATGCTTTGGTCGAGATCGTCCGGCCCGGAACGGGCGATCCGGTGGAGAGCGGCGAGGTCGGCGAGGTCGGCGAGGTCGTGGTGACGACCTTCAATCCGCACTATCCGCTCATTCGCTTTGCCACCGGCGATATGTCGGCCTTTATGGCGGAACCATCGCCCTGTGGCAGAACCGCGCCGCGTTTGAAGGGATGGATGGGACGTGCCGACCAGACGACGAAGGTCAGGGGCATGTTCGTTCATCCCTCGCAGGTGGCCCGCATCATCAAGCCGTTTGACGGGATCGACCGCGCGCGCCTGATCGTTACCGAAAACGAGGGCCACGACCAGTTGACGCTACACGTGGAATGCGAGGGCGAACCGAATGGTCTGGCCGAACGGCTGGCCGATGCCTTGCGGGCGGAATGCCGCCTTCGCGGTAATATCGTATTCGATCGTCCCGGCAGTCTGCCCAATGACGGCAAGGTTGTGGATGATCGCCGCCAATTGGGGGTATGAGAGGCCCTGGCCTTACACCCCGGCCCCTCACTCAGGAGTTTGCCATGACATCTGAAACCATCGTGATCACAGGCGCTGCACGAACCCCTATGGGTGCTTTCCAGGGCGAACTTTCCGGCGTATCGGCGACGGAACTCGGATCGGCAGCCATCGAGACCGCTCTGAAGAAGGCTTCAGTGTCCGGCCAGTCGGTCGACGAGGTTTTCATGGGCAACGTCCTTCCGGCAGGCCTCGGCCAGGCGCCGGCGCGTCAGGCTGCCATTCATGCCGGCATCGATCAGAAAACACCGTGCAACACCATTTCGAAGGTCTGCGGCTCGGGCATGCGGGCCGTCATGTTCGCCCATGACGCTCTGAAGCTCGGTCAGGGTGACGTGATGGTGGCCGGCGGCATGGAGAGCATGAGCAACGCGCCATATCTTTTGCCAAAAGCAAGGAGCGGCTATCGGATCGGCCACGGCCAGGTTCTCGACCACATGATGCTGGACGGCCTTGAAGACGCCTACGACGTCGCACCCGATGGAACGCGCCGTTCGATGGGAACCTTCGGAGAGGACTGTGCCGAAAAATACCAGCTGACCCGCGATGCGCAGGACGCCTACGCGATCGCGAGCGTGGAGCGCGCGGCCAAGGCCAATGAGGATGGTGGCTTCGATTGGGAGATGACTCCGATCATCGTCAAGTCGCGCCGCGGCGAGACCGTCATCGACAGCGACGAAGGCCCCCGCAGCATAAAACTGGACAAGATTCCGAATTTGCGACCGGCCTTTCGAAAGGATGGCACGATCACGGCAGCGTCCTCCTCCTCCATCAACGATGGCGCGGCGGCGCTGGTCCTGACGACCGCATCACAGGCGGAGAAAAGCGGCACCACCCCAATCGCCCGCATTGTCGGCCACAGCGCCTATGCGGCGGAGCCGGGATGGTTCACGACCGCACCGATCTTCGCCATGGACAAATTGCTGGAACGGATCGACTGGTCCTATGACGATGTCGACCTCTTCGAGATCAACGAGGCGTTCGCGGTGGTGCCGATGGTGGCAATGAAGCAGCGCTCCATACCGCATGAGAAGGTGAATGTGCATGGCGGCGCGTGTGCGCTCGGCCATCCGATTGGCGCCTCCGGCGCGCGCATTCTGGTGACACTATTGGGTGCTCTCAAGAGCCGGGGACTCACCAAGGGCGTTGCCTCTATCTGTATCGGCGGCGGAGAAGCCACGGCACTTGCGGTGGAAATGCTCGACTAGTCGATCGAGCTTTCCATCGGAGACATTGCGTCGGGAATTCAT contains these protein-coding regions:
- a CDS encoding branched-chain amino acid ABC transporter permease; translation: MVHVPNPRPTGDFRVSYAADRTIFRTRNETMAVMVGLALVALAPLFFGGYVLSQLILIGIYGIAALGLNVLTGMTGQISLGHGAFFGFGAFASAWIASRGIPVLIAIPLAGVMTMAVGMIFGIPAARLKGLYLAIATLASQYILEDFFARADWFTGGTYGSLAETASLFGFQFNSDARYLYLVLFWVIVTFIGVANLSRTRDGRALVAVRDHYLSAEIMGINLTKYRILSFGISSFFAGIGGALYGHYLGFVSAEGFTILLSIEFLAMIIIGGLGSVSGSLLGAAFILLLPQAMEVFANALATVVPAIAQGTAYIKQMSVGAAIILFLVLEPEGLVHRWRMMRASWKLYPFSH
- a CDS encoding AMP-binding protein → MREAGQLKTLPKLLRRNAERFPKAIAQREKEFGIWISYDWAEVEGHISKMAAAFRDIGVGQGDVVALIGDNRPEWVWGEVAAHACRAMSLGIYRDALEDEIRYLVDYAKPKVIIAEDEEQVDKLLELGDTIPSIKAIVYTDDRGMRKYEDPRLISIEALEERGKAVLDKEAGLWSRMVEETDGADVAILCTTSGTTSNPKLAEWTGNAFIGHAVTYLRADPRGPEDEYVAVLPLSWVMEQMYSVAWNFLARMKVNFPEEEETMMADLREIGPTFVLLSPRAWESVAADIRARIMDARPWKRRIYNWGVSRGMKAMEGGERSSAAEWFLFRHLRDRLGFSRLKSAATGGAAMGPETFRFFQAMGLPLKQLYGQTEALGAHTVHQAGHVDYETVGFPMPGCTLTIRDPDSEGLGEVLVRHPHMMSGYYKNPEASAESFSEDGWFETGDAGYLTEKGHLVVIDRIKDLATTSRGVRFSPQFIENKLKFSTYVAEAVILGKDRPYLAAMICIRYPILAKWAEERRISFTTYSDLASRPEVYALLREEVERVNATLPKQQRITKFLLLYKELDADDGELTRTKKVRRSVIAEKYEGIIERIYSGSDHVDIDTVINFQDGSKQRIVTTLAIETLENAPDAQPTESQAA
- a CDS encoding phenylacetate--CoA ligase family protein, with protein sequence MSKFFDRLEERTAHDRESDLFDALRRQISNAKSNAPYYQQALADIDPQTVGDRGALAKLPILRKSDLPALQAESPPLGGLATQDAGKFRRLFLSPGPIIEPEADEEHWRMGRALHAAGIGAGDRVMNTFAYHLTPAGFMFDHGCMAVGASVFAGGIGNTEQQAEAIGRLGLTAYVGTPDFLKTILERADASNIDVSGLTRALVSGGPLFPNLREWYAARGITVRQCYGTAELGLIAYESAGPADGMVTDENALVEIVRPGTGDPVESGEVGEVGEVVVTTFNPHYPLIRFATGDMSAFMAEPSPCGRTAPRLKGWMGRADQTTKVRGMFVHPSQVARIIKPFDGIDRARLIVTENEGHDQLTLHVECEGEPNGLAERLADALRAECRLRGNIVFDRPGSLPNDGKVVDDRRQLGV
- a CDS encoding ABC transporter substrate-binding protein, which encodes MMSLTRLTFATAFAAGTILSGSALAQEDSVLVGHLADYTGATSFVGKQYGPGVSDAFKQINADGGIDGTMVELDTVDYAYKVPEAIALFKRWVGNGMVALQGWGTADTEALISFVAREEIPTISGSYSAHLTDPQGKNPNTRAPAPFNFFYGPSYSDSCRALVQWASEDAKEKGVENPTFVHTGDNHPYPNAPKEACASYAEELGFTVAPPVVVPLAPGDFKAQCLTIKDSGAQYVYMGNLGGSVVSLIKSCNTVGVEATYMGNPWAGDYQTVEAAETQNLIFPSSTPFYGADVPGMELVKKIVENGEGQVGDRPTHHYLRGVCSAYYMKEAMEWAKANGGINGKNIRDGMYQKSDWVPEGLEGVCSPSTWTEDDHRGLLKVTINSGSFKDGEAVIEKIAEIDVPRRDEWLGQ
- a CDS encoding acetyl-CoA C-acyltransferase, producing the protein MTSETIVITGAARTPMGAFQGELSGVSATELGSAAIETALKKASVSGQSVDEVFMGNVLPAGLGQAPARQAAIHAGIDQKTPCNTISKVCGSGMRAVMFAHDALKLGQGDVMVAGGMESMSNAPYLLPKARSGYRIGHGQVLDHMMLDGLEDAYDVAPDGTRRSMGTFGEDCAEKYQLTRDAQDAYAIASVERAAKANEDGGFDWEMTPIIVKSRRGETVIDSDEGPRSIKLDKIPNLRPAFRKDGTITAASSSSINDGAAALVLTTASQAEKSGTTPIARIVGHSAYAAEPGWFTTAPIFAMDKLLERIDWSYDDVDLFEINEAFAVVPMVAMKQRSIPHEKVNVHGGACALGHPIGASGARILVTLLGALKSRGLTKGVASICIGGGEATALAVEMLD
- a CDS encoding ABC transporter ATP-binding protein, with product MTMTAEAKVSDNAPSKANDTLLSLNNVEVVFNDVILVLRGMSLDARRGQITALLGANGAGKSTTLKAIAGLLKTEDGEITRGTVSYNDSDITYTAPDKKVRDGIFLVMEGRGIVQDMTIRDNLRLGAFTRRDADIESEIEEVYRFFPRLQERKGLAGYLSGGEQQMLAIGRAMMAKPKLIMMDEPSMGLSPLLVKEVFGIIRRLNEELGISILLVEQNANMALKVADYGYIMENGKIVLDGTGAELSENEDVKEFYLGGGERRSFRNVKSFRRRKRWL
- a CDS encoding branched-chain amino acid ABC transporter permease, which produces MNTSLLVQLLVNGAIVGMLYGIVAMCFVLIYKSTQVVNFAQGEFVVLGAWVCLSLVVSMGLPFWLAFLFSLVFMMLFGILVQVVLLRPLVGEPVISVIMATIGLSIFMRSTMNWIFGNNAVRFPQVFDTATVQIAGLNVETAYIMSLVLSLFVMGLFFWFFQYSRWGLAMRATAWNQQIAQSLGISVGRVFAMAWAISAVVSGIAGVVIGLVSAVSNSLAIIGIKVFPAVIVGGLDSIVGAIIGGLTIGILENLAEFVDGQYLHVGNMYSVAPFYVLLIILMIKPYGLFGTPDIERV